In Salvia miltiorrhiza cultivar Shanhuang (shh) chromosome 4, IMPLAD_Smil_shh, whole genome shotgun sequence, the DNA window CTCTCTAGAGTGGTGCGGCGTCTctctccttcttcttcatcGTCTCTCTCCGGCGAGGCTGCCCCTCCTAATGGCCTGAGTCGGTGACCATTGATGGCCTGAGTAGGCGGCGAAAAAGAACGTGGCGGTGGCAGGGGGATTTTAGAGAGAGGCGCGACATCGGTGGCGATTCAAGGTGAGGAGCCACGAGCACAGCGTCGCGCCGCCTCTCTTCACCGGCGAGGAACGCCACCGTCGACCACCCCTCTCATCGACGCAGCAATTAGAAGCCGCTAGAGGACTTGTTGCCGCTGTCGTCGCCCTTCATCCTTCGCTTCTTCTATTTCTCACTCCAGATCCAAAAATCCCCCCTATCTTCTCAGGTAACAACGGCAATCCCTCGCTGTTTGTGAAATTTCGGCAACCATGGCTGCCTCCAGCCTCAACTCCCTCTCACCGTCCGGACACACGACAACTACAAGCTCAGATTTTTTCCAAAATGTTCATTTACTGATTTGGTTCTAAATATGAGTGGGaaaattgatttttcatttGAAATGTAGCTATAGCAAATCTAAGTGTATGCTTATTTCTTGTTCATTTATTGATTTTGTTCATTTAGTTCAAGCTTGGTGAAGTCAGTCTCTAATTAAGGATTCGATTTGTTCCAAGTCTTGGCTTTGCtgtgtttatttatttggaTTTCTTGTGCTCATTTCTTTGGATTGTTTTGTGTGTAAAAGTATGGTGCTTTCAGTATGATTGTGCTCATTTCTTTGGATTGTTTTGTGTGTAAAAATATGGTGCTTTCAGTATGAATGTTAAGGGTGTTAGACTGAGTTCAGTCTAATTAAGAATTCGATCTCTTCCCACTTCCCAGCCAGAGTGTTAAGGGGTGTTGACTGAATTCAGGTTTCAGGCGAGATTTTTCTTAGCTTTCTTTCAGTCTGAATAACTTCATAAGTTAAATTAGGATTAAGCATTTAAAATTGttattaacactacccctataaatttacttctctctccacttacacctactttaacaactttcttaaaacccgtgccgagtcccaaatgggactctttttcatggacggagggagtattttttaaaaaaacggTAAAATATTTATGACAACTTTCTTGAGGTGACTAAActagacaatttttttttttgagggaactAAACTAGACAAATTTGTTGCAAAAGTAATTAAGTTGGCAGTTTGTGAAGGGTTACCAAATGATGCGGTCTGAAACGTTGGAAGTCCGTCGACGAAATTCTTAGCTCCGGTGATAATGCTCTTCTGCGATCCGTCTCCGTACATTGTGACGTTGACCATGTCCTTGGCCACCACCACCGTCTCATCGTACACCCCTTCTTTCACATAAATCACATATCTGCAACGTCCATCTAATTAAGCAAGCAGTGCTCAACAACATGCATGCAACAAATTAAACGGAGAAACATACCGTCCTTTGAATTTCTTTGGCATTGCCTTGAGAGCTGCGTTGATGGTTGTGAAATTCCCGGTGTTGTCCTTGGCCACCGTCACATTCGGCGTGAACTTTGCCCCGTCGGCTTTCAAGATTCTTCGGTGCTGCTGCATCCACGCCGGCTCGTCGAAGCTCAGGAGCCTCCGCTGGGAGCCGCCGGAGGCCTCCGCCTTGGACAGCACCGCGGAGACCTGCGACACCACGGAGAGCGAGTTGCTCCCGAGCATCCTCACGCCCTCCAgaatcttcttcatcttctcctTGTCGGCTCCCTCGGGGAAGCCGTCCAAGCACGTCTGCTGGTACGAGATGACGGCGCTGAGCCAGTTGTTGAGCTCCGGCTTGGCCGTGGACATCTTGGATATATCGGCCCCCTTGATGCTGGCCATGGAGCTGTTGAGCTCGTCCCTGGCGTCCTTGAGCAGCACGAGGCAGTCGTTCAAGGCGGCCTTCTTAATCGGGGTGTCGAATTTGACGTCCCTGGCCTGCTTGGCGACGGCGTCGATCTCGCGGGTGGTGGCGGCCAGGGAGGCGCGGAGGATGTCCATGGGGGTGGCGGAGGCGTTGTTCTTGACCTCCTTGAGGAGGCTGTCCTCGCAGGTCTTCTTGTAGTCGGTGTTGGCGCACACCGACTTGACGACGTTCTGCGCGGTCTTGGGCTTGGACGGCGGGGGCGGGGGGTGGGCGTGGGCGGAGGCGTGGTGGTTGCGGTTGGTCTTGTAGATGGCGAAgcagacggcggcggcggcgaggagGATGACGATGACGCTGACGACGAAGGCGAGGATGAGACGCTGCttgaacttcttcttcttctcctcctgGCGGCGCTGCGAGATGAGGTCGAAGTCCTGGAACGCCATTGGTGGGTAGATCTTCTTCTCTGCCTTGGCCGCGCTGGGGATTAAGCCAAGGCAGTTTGTTTCCCGATTAACGTTTTTGTATGTGTCATGGGTTTCATGTTCGTTTATATTTGTGTTATTTGAGTCGATGTGAATTGCGGGGCCGTGGTTTGCAGTCGCGCATAGTTTAGCAAGTGAGGTTCTGGATTGGAGGATTTTCAGGGAATGGATGATATGGCTGTTTTAATGCCCCCGAATATTACTCTCCTTTCCTTGTTATTACAACCTAACTAATGTTGTTTGTTGCTACGCTAGGGTTTATGGGATTTTCTATGCATACACATATTTAGTACCAGAActgatcacctacccaccgtgggcatgcataacgtgcccaccatgatgtggcaattgtaattatagtaagataattttagtTAGAATAACatttattagttatctttcctaattaaaattgccacatcaatggtgggcacgttatgcttgcccacggtgggtaggtgatcggttctgtattTAGTACGTACTCGTCAAACACTCAACACTACCTTATACAACATATCTTCATTTTTTTGAAAACAATCACAAATTTCATATTCCACACTTCCTTTGCTCGTGCCATTTTTTGGATTCATTTTTACTTATGAATCACAAGTTTCATATATATTAGCCGTGTACAACATAAAAATAACACGAACAAGCTGTTTGATTGCATTATCATAATAAACAAATAcacttctcttttcttttttttgaaaccaaaaaaatacagtacttttcattatttattctaTACCTTGTTACCATATAGGTTCAACCTCTTTACACTTTGTAAATAATTGTAATTGCAAACCACCTATCATATACGATACTCGTAGTAATATTGAATATAGTAAATTAATAATGAATATTGTTATGTACgatactaaaaaattaaatctaTAAATATGCACGCTTTATAAAAGCAAAACTTCTTTTTTTGCAGTGACATTTGTGTTGATAATAATtggatttttttcttttggtaGCTTATCTCCTTCGTCTACGGACTACGGTCATATATTCCCAAAAACCATGGACTATTTAGAAAAATTAATTCATGTAtcaaaaataagaaacaaaagcagttaaataatttatgtataatattattaatctgaaattaattttaaataagattatttattgaataaataataacagtatatataaaaaataaattacttaATTACTCTTTGTTGATGGTAGTTATGTCCCTCGTAGTTTTTGAATTAATAGCTAATGTATTTCATTAGTACCACTCTACTATCTTCAACTCCTACTTaccaaagtttttttttttttaattacaaaaagTATATACTATCTGTTATATTATCAAAATAAGCAACTTGCACGCAGACAGAACCTCTACGCCACACAAAGGCAGGAAAACTACCCGCACGTAGGCGGAACCACACAAAAAGTGAGAAAATTACTCGCACGCAAGTGAAATTGAATCCAAGGCCTCTCACAAAGGAGATTCTTTGGATGCCTCAGCCcaaagttaaataaataaattccaaTATACACATGTAAATAATATACGTAAAATATATGTTATAGTTGGTAATAATAAGCAAAATACTAAGTATTTGAGGTTTGCCATTTTTTATTGTTGAATTTTGATTCTATAAAATTgtattgtatatttttttgggtGGAttcttttgtatatttatatcaATACTAGTGAATGCTTTATTTACGATAGTGTATCTTTTTAGAGTAAAAATCCTTTTTATGAATCAATGTTGGGATATATAATCCATCCACCTTTGTATGGGCCAATTGTGGAGTTTTTTCTTAGAAAAGCCCAATCATTTTATAGTACACTCACAGCCCACACTTGATCTGCCAAGAATCCCATATTTCAACGCGAATAAATCACGTGAGAATAAAGAgggattttggcaaataaaatcacgaacaattttgaatttgtaattttaatgcGACTTTTGAaatgtggcgaattaaatcaccaccttttcaatttttgcaattccgtcctcccaatttttttcggtcgccagagtgttgaattggagcttaTGGAAATTAGTAAAGACGAAATTATTTTTGTGAGGTCTAAATGATGTCGTTtcatacaatttcaattaaaaatttctccaaaataTAAAGGGACTATATCCTAcatttgcaccataatttccaatatttagtaattttattccAAACGacgtcgtaacatgaatattacgtgGAGAACTAATATACGTAAACTACAACTCAACAATACGacgatcgaaaaaaattggagggatcaaattacaaaaattgaaaaggtggtgatttaatttgcaacacttcaaaagtcacgttaaaattgcaaattcgaaatagttcgtgattttatttgccaaaaccccaATAAAGAAAGAAAACCTACTGATATTTTCCTCAACTAGATTAAATTATTCAGAAGGCTTTGATCTGAAATCATCTACATTAGTTTGTtctttgagtaaaaataaaaaatgtccatTTTTATTAAGTTGTAGTGAAAAACGtacatttttataaaataattttattatgttCAAATTAACTAAATTACTTTTAATGTCTCAATTAATCAATGTTCTTGTAAGATAAAAATAACTTGTTGTTGGAAAAGTAGGGCGGCAACCTACTTAGTGAGGTAGTCACCCGGACGGCAACCTACTTAGTGATGTAGCCGCCTGAACGACAACCCTTTTTTTTTCGACCGACAAACTACTTTTTCTTATAAAAGTAGCTTGTTGATTGAAAAAGTAAGATGTCGTCCGAACTGCTAACTCACTAAGTAGGTTGCTACTCGAGCGACAATTTACTTTTCCGATAGCAAGCTATCTCttttacacttttcttacacaattgtattTATGTTAGGAAAGAATTGTGTAagaaatgtgtaagactttacacaaaaaaataatataaagtcATCAACATCTAAGGACAATTTCGACCCTTCACTTTAATTTGGCATAGACttaagtttatatatatatatatatatatatatatatatatatatataaaagtggatatttttaattaaaagttatAAATATTGACATTTTTACCCATTAACCTTTGTTCTTTACCCCATCTACTACCTTTAAATTACCTTCTCCATTCCTTGATGCATAAACATTTTTCTTGTCCGATAAATACTGCCATTTTCACTCAAGTCATCCTCCAAAAAAGACATCAAATTGTATAGTACTTCCCATTTCTCCCATATGAGAAAACAGGAAGAAGCAACATCACCACTAAAAGTATATTAATTCATaaaggttttgcattttaacaGTTTATTTATGCCTCTTTCATCAAATCAGACTATGAATTTCTTAGAGCATCTTCAATAGAAAAATGCATTGAGGATGCATCTCCAAAAGTGACTATTGGGGGAATTTAGGTAGAGGAGGGAGTTgggggagagaggagagagaaggggCGATTTTAGAACCTCTtacacagacacacacacacggaGGAGAGAGGtgtaaattttgtttttttttctttttcttttgccttttatttgtttttttttcttcttttaaattttcattcacattcaatttttttccttcttttcttgaaagttctttttaaaaagttttttttattgccaatttattatatttacttttttaaatttaaattaattttttatcgtATGTTTgactttaaataaaaaaaatcttttttttttgctaatgaagttatatacatatttataaaataattaatttatgttacATTATAAAgaataaatgtaaaatttaaattaaatgtagATAAATATTAAGTGAGTTAAAAGTAGTCCAGAATGATGTCAGTAAAAACTTGAATTTGAGTAGGTATTGTTCGaggtgaaaataaagaaggagAATATGATGTGGCTTCGATGATTTCAGCAAAAACCTGTAAATGAGGATGCACGATAGGAGATGGTCTTATATTGTTTGCAGAAAAGTCAAACAAAAGCATAACTCTTTCTTCATTTAGCCAAAGTACCACCGAGGTTTCACCTTTAACTTCATCAGTCCACATCATCTACTCTATTTACTACTCTCTGAACTGCTATTACCCTGTTATTTGATGAACCTCGATCACACACGATACGAATAAACAAAAGATCAAATTAAaatgtgcgtgtgttggtctagcggtaggaggttaatgcccaagacctgaggtcctgggttcgagtcctccgtcgcgcagtctttaatttttttatttacttatgtaatttatataaaaaaaagatctAATTAAATTCTTCAGCATTTAAATCATCATAGACAAACCAACGAGAGCTCCCAAAATAAAATGTCGAATGTTTTTATAAATAAACATGCTTTAATACCTATGAAGACATAAAACATATTACGATCATAACCTTAAAATTTTATTACAAAGCTTGAATCTTGTGCTTAGATCTTGTTTGAGGGTCTTAGTGTTGGTGTGTGCTGAGAGTCGAAGCGAGGAGAGGGGTGTCAAGCTGTTGCTCAGCCAGGTCGGATAAGGAGAatgggcggtggtggtggttgttacTGTTGTCACCGCCGGGCCCGGGAAAGAAGAGCCGAAGGTGGCAGCTCCATGCTGCTACTGTTCGAttaggaagagagagaaatagcaGGATACCTCTTTTGGGGTTTTTGTCCAGAGGATGGCAGAGGCGGTGCTGCTGCCGGGTGCGAGCGAAGCAGCGGCGACGGCGACTCTAACGAGTGATCGTTCGCTTGCCGTGAATTGAGGGAGAAGTGGTTTCTGATTTTGGGTTATGGT includes these proteins:
- the LOC131021419 gene encoding putative pectinesterase/pectinesterase inhibitor 45, which produces MAFQDFDLISQRRQEEKKKKFKQRLILAFVVSVIVILLAAAAVCFAIYKTNRNHHASAHAHPPPPPSKPKTAQNVVKSVCANTDYKKTCEDSLLKEVKNNASATPMDILRASLAATTREIDAVAKQARDVKFDTPIKKAALNDCLVLLKDARDELNSSMASIKGADISKMSTAKPELNNWLSAVISYQQTCLDGFPEGADKEKMKKILEGVRMLGSNSLSVVSQVSAVLSKAEASGGSQRRLLSFDEPAWMQQHRRILKADGAKFTPNVTVAKDNTGNFTTINAALKAMPKKFKGRYVIYVKEGVYDETVVVAKDMVNVTMYGDGSQKSIITGAKNFVDGLPTFQTASFVAIGAGFMAQSLGFRNMAGPEKHQAVALRVQSDRSIFVNCRMEGYKSTLYTQTHRQFYRSCYITGTVDFIFGDAAAVFQNCMIYVRRPAENQQNVVTAQGRAEKRETTGIVLQNCKILADEKLEAEKGKFKSFLGRPWKQYSRVIIMESEIGDLIQPEGWKEWSGDSGLKTLFYAEFNNKGPGSATKDRVKWAGYKTLKRDDVLKFTVGPFLQGEDWLKAADVPVRFGMFS